From one Candidatus Poribacteria bacterium genomic stretch:
- the argF gene encoding ornithine carbamoyltransferase, with product MHFLTLSDYTRDELDAMIDLALEVKGAPERYRTALQNKVLALLFLKHSTRTRVSFEAGMAQLGGSSSYLSPDTTQLGRGETLSDTVGSLSRYVDAIVARVFEPEQLAEIAYSASVPVINGLTNFDHPCQVLSDIVSILEHKRLLKGLNLTFIGAADNNIVNSLLHICPHFGVNLTISAPAGQSPNGTVVHAAQAVGKTTGSTIGLNSDPVAAVRKADVIYTDVWFSMHETPTDEGLALYKPYQVNADLMSKAPAEAIFMHCMPVHRGWEATDEVADSPQSIIFDQAENRLHTQKAILLTLLR from the coding sequence ATGCATTTCCTCACACTGAGCGACTACACGCGGGACGAACTCGACGCGATGATCGACCTGGCACTGGAGGTCAAGGGAGCGCCCGAACGCTACCGAACCGCCCTCCAGAACAAGGTGCTCGCACTCCTCTTCCTCAAGCATTCGACGCGGACGCGCGTGTCGTTTGAGGCGGGCATGGCACAGCTCGGCGGGTCGTCCAGCTATCTCAGCCCTGACACGACCCAGTTGGGCAGAGGCGAGACCCTGTCGGATACCGTGGGTTCCCTGTCGCGGTACGTCGACGCCATCGTCGCGAGGGTCTTCGAACCGGAGCAGCTTGCGGAGATCGCCTATTCCGCGAGCGTTCCCGTCATCAACGGGCTCACGAACTTCGACCACCCGTGTCAGGTGCTCAGCGATATCGTGTCGATCCTCGAACACAAGCGGCTGCTGAAGGGTCTGAACCTGACCTTCATCGGCGCGGCGGATAACAACATCGTCAACTCGCTGCTCCACATCTGCCCGCACTTCGGTGTGAACCTGACGATCTCCGCACCGGCGGGCCAGAGCCCCAACGGAACCGTCGTCCACGCCGCCCAAGCTGTCGGGAAGACCACGGGCTCGACGATCGGTCTCAACTCCGACCCCGTCGCCGCCGTGCGGAAGGCCGACGTCATCTACACGGACGTCTGGTTCTCCATGCACGAGACGCCGACCGACGAGGGCTTGGCGCTTTACAAACCGTATCAGGTGAACGCCGACCTGATGAGCAAGGCTCCGGCGGAGGCGATCTTCATGCATTGCATGCCGGTGCATCGCGGCTGGGAAGCCACGGACGAAGTCGCAGACTCGCCTCAGTCGATCATCTTCGATCAGGCGGAGAATCGGCTCCACACGCAGAAGGCGATCCTGCTGACTCTCCTGCGCTGA
- a CDS encoding ABC transporter permease, which yields MQALFLRDMAYRRLRVLLTVLGIAVLATLILLFGGIMNGLRWQARRYVSFTGADLWLSRERSGGVFVGFTLLNPEYIEPAVRGSAGGHLDPDKDISPLIFAHARPVIRRNGLEHEVKAVVVGYRLGRLGGPAAKDLLRGRLFVPSPEVYSPEQQPPMEAVVDESLGLEIGESLDIGGHEIQVVGLVRKMMFVFDTPLVFVDVRTAQKAVLADVIYVNTFLAKLKPDESPSEVAAALNDANRGIRTTLAVETATSGETIGSILKNFVDEPMKGVQFLRVMLWLAAGLIVGMITYVTTMEKTQEVGVMKAIGATNRYVFRLILNQVVLMSVAGVVLGVVLALAAVPAFPIFVLLNPIEATIISLLSVLVCIGGGVFAALRALRVDPMVAFRGEL from the coding sequence ATGCAAGCGCTCTTCCTCAGAGACATGGCATACCGTCGGCTGCGAGTGCTGCTGACGGTTCTCGGAATCGCCGTCCTGGCGACACTCATCCTGCTCTTCGGCGGAATCATGAACGGCCTGCGCTGGCAGGCGCGGCGATACGTCTCCTTCACAGGGGCGGACCTGTGGCTCTCGCGCGAGCGCTCCGGCGGCGTGTTCGTCGGGTTCACGCTGCTGAACCCGGAGTACATCGAGCCCGCCGTGCGGGGCAGCGCTGGGGGCCATCTCGACCCTGACAAAGACATCTCCCCCCTTATCTTCGCGCACGCCCGGCCGGTCATCCGACGAAACGGGCTGGAACACGAGGTCAAGGCGGTCGTCGTCGGATACCGCCTGGGGAGGCTTGGGGGGCCCGCCGCCAAAGACCTGCTGCGCGGACGGCTCTTCGTGCCGAGCCCGGAAGTCTATTCGCCGGAGCAGCAGCCCCCGATGGAGGCGGTCGTCGACGAGTCCCTCGGCTTGGAGATCGGCGAGTCGCTCGACATCGGCGGACACGAGATACAAGTCGTCGGGCTCGTGCGCAAGATGATGTTCGTCTTCGACACGCCGCTGGTCTTTGTCGACGTGCGCACGGCGCAGAAGGCGGTCCTCGCCGATGTCATCTATGTGAACACCTTCCTGGCGAAGCTGAAGCCCGACGAATCGCCGTCGGAAGTCGCCGCTGCACTTAACGACGCCAACCGAGGCATCCGCACGACGCTCGCCGTCGAGACGGCGACCTCCGGGGAGACGATCGGCTCCATTCTCAAGAACTTCGTCGACGAACCGATGAAGGGCGTCCAGTTCCTGCGCGTGATGCTCTGGCTGGCAGCCGGCTTGATCGTCGGGATGATCACCTACGTCACGACGATGGAGAAGACGCAGGAGGTCGGGGTCATGAAAGCCATCGGCGCGACGAACCGCTACGTGTTCCGCCTGATTCTGAACCAGGTGGTGCTCATGTCGGTCGCAGGCGTGGTTCTGGGCGTCGTGCTCGCGTTGGCTGCCGTCCCGGCGTTCCCGATCTTCGTGCTGCTGAACCCGATCGAGGCGACGATCATCAGCCTGCTGAGCGTGCTCGTCTGCATCGGCGGTGGCGTCTTCGCGGCGCTGAGGGCTCTGCGGGTCGATCCGATGGTCGCCTTCCGCGGGGAGCTCTGA
- a CDS encoding ABC transporter ATP-binding protein — translation MAHVLEGIELSRHFGEGDARVAAVDGVSVAFDKGELVMVTGDSGCGKTTLISMLGAILTPSAGTVLIDGVEVDFRDRDALPRLRQEKIGFVFQLFHLIPYLTAAENVMLALDIAGVRGSEAERRSQELLTQVGLGHRLEHRPSQLSGGEKQRVSFARALANRPSVIFADEPTANLDSTQSQNLLDLIRELREQHETTIIVVTHHLSLQQDADRVLHMRDGRLVDPVADSPNR, via the coding sequence GTGGCGCACGTCCTCGAAGGGATTGAGCTGAGTCGCCATTTCGGCGAGGGAGACGCCCGCGTCGCCGCTGTCGATGGCGTGAGCGTCGCCTTCGACAAGGGCGAGCTCGTCATGGTCACCGGCGACAGCGGATGCGGCAAGACGACGCTCATCAGCATGCTCGGCGCGATCTTGACGCCCAGCGCCGGGACCGTCCTGATCGACGGCGTCGAGGTCGATTTCCGCGACCGGGATGCCCTGCCGCGCCTCCGCCAAGAGAAGATCGGCTTCGTCTTCCAGCTCTTCCACTTGATTCCCTATCTGACGGCAGCTGAGAACGTCATGCTGGCGCTCGATATCGCTGGCGTGCGCGGCTCCGAGGCGGAAAGACGCTCCCAGGAGCTGCTGACCCAGGTGGGACTGGGGCATCGGCTGGAGCACCGACCCTCGCAGCTCTCCGGCGGCGAGAAGCAGCGCGTCTCGTTCGCCCGGGCACTAGCGAACCGTCCCAGCGTCATCTTCGCCGATGAACCGACGGCGAACCTCGACAGCACGCAGTCGCAGAACCTCCTCGACCTCATCCGCGAACTCCGCGAGCAGCACGAGACGACCATCATCGTCGTCACGCACCATCTTTCGCTCCAGCAGGACGCCGACCGCGTGCTCCACATGCGCGACGGACGACTCGTCGATCCCGTCGCGGACTCTCCCAATCGCTAA
- a CDS encoding SDR family oxidoreductase has product MLAIDLSGRLALVTGASGQLGRVIARTLATAGADIAVHYLTNREQADTVCADIRSLGRRAAAVQADVGDQESVEAMQRTVAEQLGEPDIVVCNAVSQYRWTTVLEQEVADYESQFRSCVMQNVLMAKAFAPAMIARGWGRFVATSTECAMQNAPNQSAYVSGKRGMDGVLRVLAKELGPNGITVNQVAPGWTISERHRASGTERSESYERNVPLRRRGEDFDIANAVAFFASDLAGFITGVFLPVSGGTVMPAI; this is encoded by the coding sequence ATGCTCGCCATCGACCTGAGCGGCAGGCTTGCGCTCGTCACCGGCGCTTCCGGGCAACTCGGTCGCGTCATCGCCCGTACGCTCGCCACAGCGGGAGCTGATATCGCGGTTCATTACCTGACCAACCGCGAGCAGGCGGACACCGTATGCGCGGATATCCGCTCGTTGGGACGGCGCGCCGCCGCCGTACAGGCAGACGTCGGCGACCAGGAATCGGTGGAAGCAATGCAGCGGACCGTCGCGGAGCAACTCGGAGAGCCCGATATCGTCGTCTGCAACGCGGTTTCGCAGTACCGATGGACGACCGTCCTCGAACAGGAGGTCGCCGACTACGAGAGCCAGTTCCGCTCGTGCGTCATGCAGAACGTCCTCATGGCGAAGGCGTTCGCGCCGGCGATGATTGCCAGAGGGTGGGGACGCTTCGTCGCCACGAGCACGGAATGCGCCATGCAGAACGCCCCGAACCAGTCCGCCTACGTCTCCGGAAAACGGGGCATGGACGGCGTTCTGAGGGTTCTGGCAAAGGAACTGGGACCCAACGGCATCACCGTGAACCAGGTCGCTCCCGGCTGGACGATCAGCGAGCGGCATCGCGCCTCCGGCACGGAGCGCAGCGAGTCCTACGAGCGCAACGTGCCGCTGCGACGGCGCGGCGAGGACTTCGACATCGCCAACGCCGTGGCGTTCTTCGCGTCCGATCTGGCGGGGTTCATCACCGGCGTGTTCCTGCCGGTCAGCGGCGGAACCGTCATGCCCGCCATCTGA